A genomic region of Vitreoscilla filiformis contains the following coding sequences:
- a CDS encoding PTS sugar transporter subunit IIA — MPALLIVAHVPLASALKAAAAHVYPAECATRVQALDVLPDWSAEEVETRINGLLAAGAEPSTLIFTDVFGATPCNGAQRVADGLSVRLIAGVNVPMLWRTLCYADESLEALVNRAVSGGNLGVIQVPVLRPQNQTQTTRRHDQNHAHHQQ, encoded by the coding sequence ATGCCTGCTTTGCTGATCGTTGCCCATGTGCCCTTGGCCTCTGCCCTCAAGGCGGCGGCGGCGCACGTTTATCCGGCCGAATGTGCCACCCGTGTCCAGGCGCTGGACGTTTTGCCGGATTGGTCGGCAGAGGAGGTTGAGACTCGCATCAACGGGCTGCTGGCCGCTGGAGCCGAGCCTTCAACGCTGATCTTCACCGACGTGTTTGGCGCCACCCCCTGCAATGGAGCGCAACGCGTAGCCGATGGGCTGTCGGTACGGCTGATTGCTGGCGTCAATGTGCCCATGCTGTGGCGCACGCTGTGCTACGCCGATGAATCACTGGAGGCGCTGGTCAACCGAGCCGTTTCTGGCGGCAACTTGGGGGTGATCCAGGTGCCCGTGCTGCGCCCGCAAAATCAAACACAGACCACTCGACGCCATGATCAAAACCACGCTCACCATCAGCAATAA
- a CDS encoding TlpA disulfide reductase family protein, giving the protein MNRRQHLALTAGLWLPPLAASLSACGSQDTAPDLPYTLLNGQSRRIGAHQGRVLLVNFWATSCSTCVREMPHLVSTYQKYQSRGYDTLAVAMSYDPPDYVSNFAQTRQLPFAVALDRDASLARGFGDIRLTPTSILIDKRGRIVKRYVGEPDFTALHTLIEELLAA; this is encoded by the coding sequence ATGAATCGCCGCCAACATCTGGCCCTCACCGCAGGTTTGTGGCTGCCCCCGCTGGCCGCGTCCTTGAGTGCATGCGGATCCCAGGACACGGCCCCCGACCTGCCTTACACCTTACTCAATGGGCAAAGCCGCCGCATCGGTGCCCACCAGGGACGGGTGCTGCTGGTCAATTTTTGGGCCACCAGTTGCAGCACCTGCGTACGCGAAATGCCACATCTGGTCAGCACTTACCAAAAATACCAATCCCGGGGCTACGACACCCTGGCCGTCGCCATGAGCTACGATCCCCCGGACTATGTGTCCAACTTCGCTCAGACACGCCAGTTGCCCTTCGCCGTTGCCTTGGATCGGGATGCATCACTGGCCCGAGGCTTTGGGGACATCCGTCTCACCCCCACGTCGATCCTGATCGACAAGCGTGGCCGCATCGTCAAGCGCTACGTTGGGGAGCCGGACTTCACCGCCTTGCACACCTTGATCGAAGAGCTGCTCGCCGCTTGA
- a CDS encoding HPr family phosphocarrier protein produces MIKTTLTISNKLGLHARASAKLTKLAGRFKCEVFLTRNSRRVNAKSIMGVMMLAAGLGSTVELETDGVDEEHATEAITELINDKFGEGQ; encoded by the coding sequence ATGATCAAAACCACGCTCACCATCAGCAATAAGCTTGGATTGCACGCCCGTGCCTCAGCCAAACTCACCAAACTGGCGGGCCGTTTCAAGTGTGAAGTGTTCCTGACCCGTAACAGTCGGCGCGTCAACGCCAAAAGCATCATGGGCGTCATGATGCTGGCGGCGGGTTTGGGCAGCACGGTTGAGCTGGAAACCGATGGCGTGGACGAAGAACATGCCACCGAGGCCATCACCGAGCTTATCAACGACAAGTTCGGCGAGGGCCAGTGA
- a CDS encoding GNAT family N-acetyltransferase, which produces MREAPFLWPAGLARSVITADVRPTAPAPLAYEALWARHDEDVRAAQRLRHAVFADEMGARLPSLPNVPAGHDADVFDPYCEHLLVRTVAHHDTPAQVVGTYRVLTPSAARRAGGYYSDTEFDLTRLRALRPRMAELGRSCVHPAHRSGAVILTLWTALARFMHDNGLDSVVGCASVSMCDGGHSAASLWQRLSQTHLAPIEHQVRPRLPLPIEALNQTLVVEPPALIKGYLRCGAKVLGAPAWDPDFHTADLPMLLRMGDMPTRYRRHFLNEV; this is translated from the coding sequence ATGCGCGAGGCGCCATTTTTGTGGCCGGCAGGCTTGGCAAGGTCTGTCATCACTGCCGATGTGCGCCCAACCGCGCCGGCACCGCTGGCGTACGAGGCCCTTTGGGCACGGCATGACGAGGATGTGCGCGCCGCTCAACGGCTGCGCCATGCCGTTTTTGCCGATGAGATGGGTGCCCGGCTGCCCAGCTTGCCCAACGTCCCTGCGGGCCACGATGCCGATGTGTTCGACCCTTACTGCGAACATCTCTTGGTGCGCACGGTGGCCCACCACGACACGCCGGCTCAGGTGGTTGGCACCTACCGTGTGCTAACGCCCAGCGCCGCCCGCAGGGCAGGGGGTTACTACAGCGACACCGAGTTCGATTTGACTCGGCTGCGCGCCCTGCGCCCTCGCATGGCGGAACTGGGGCGATCGTGCGTTCATCCGGCACACCGCAGCGGAGCGGTGATTTTGACGCTGTGGACTGCGCTGGCGCGTTTCATGCACGACAACGGTTTGGACAGCGTCGTGGGCTGCGCCAGCGTCAGCATGTGCGACGGCGGACACTCAGCGGCCAGCTTGTGGCAGCGCTTGAGCCAAACCCACCTGGCCCCCATTGAGCATCAAGTGCGTCCGCGCTTGCCCTTGCCGATCGAGGCTTTGAACCAAACGTTGGTGGTCGAGCCCCCTGCGCTGATCAAAGGGTACTTGCGCTGCGGCGCCAAAGTGCTGGGCGCCCCGGCTTGGGATCCTGATTTTCACACCGCCGATTTGCCGATGCTGCTGCGCATGGGCGATATGCCCACGCGCTATCGGCGCCACTTTCTCAACGAGGTGTGA
- a CDS encoding alpha/beta fold hydrolase, with translation MADFVLVHGAWHGAWCWQRIVPGLWQAGHRAFTLDLTGLGARAHETRPDVSVQDHVTDVVALLEAEELNRVILVGHSYGGLIITGVAARCAQRLAHLVYLDAVVPRPGESWSSTHAPAVQAARREQIARSGMIEPADPTVLGLLGADHAWVRRRQVPQPGRLYDDPLSFDPAAFAHVPRTFIDFTQPALGTIEASRQRVRREPGWNVEAIATGHDGMISNAPATLAALLRCAQRTAT, from the coding sequence ATGGCGGACTTCGTTTTGGTGCACGGGGCCTGGCATGGGGCCTGGTGCTGGCAACGCATCGTGCCGGGGCTGTGGCAAGCGGGGCATCGGGCCTTCACCCTGGATCTGACAGGGTTGGGTGCCCGTGCCCATGAGACACGCCCCGATGTATCGGTGCAAGATCATGTGACCGATGTGGTGGCGCTGCTCGAAGCCGAGGAACTGAACCGGGTGATCTTGGTCGGACACAGCTATGGCGGTCTGATCATCACTGGCGTGGCGGCGCGTTGTGCGCAGCGCCTGGCGCATTTGGTGTACTTGGACGCTGTCGTGCCTCGTCCGGGCGAAAGCTGGTCGAGCACCCATGCCCCGGCTGTGCAGGCCGCTCGCCGCGAGCAAATCGCCCGCAGCGGCATGATCGAACCGGCTGATCCGACCGTCCTCGGTCTGCTGGGGGCCGATCATGCGTGGGTGCGCCGCCGCCAAGTGCCCCAACCCGGACGGCTGTACGACGACCCGCTGTCTTTTGACCCCGCAGCGTTCGCACACGTGCCGCGCACCTTCATCGACTTCACCCAACCCGCGCTCGGCACCATCGAAGCCAGCCGTCAACGGGTGCGGCGTGAACCGGGCTGGAACGTCGAGGCCATCGCCACGGGACACGACGGCATGATCAGCAACGCCCCAGCCACTTTGGCCGCGTTGCTGCGCTGCGCGCAGCGCACCGCCACCTGA